GACGAAACCGTGGCCGCCGGTAATGAGTTGCTGCTGCTGTCTGCCGGTAAATTCGGTGTTTTGCCGCGGGCAATCGCCGCCGAGGCGAAACTGGAAAACTGTATTCAGGCATGGTCCGGCCTGGTTGTCGATATATTAAGAGCAAAACTGGCCGGTTCTCAAGGGGACTGAGGAGTGCTATTGACTATATGACCACTATATGGAGTAATATATAAAAAGATAATTTTAATGAGGTGAGAATAATGATGAATGAAAAGAAACATCCTGAACATCCTGAATTTCAACTTCCCGATGATCCACATGCGAAGCACCGTTATGAAAGTGCAATGAAACACGTTCAATTTGCGAAAGAAGCAGGGAAATCTTCAGAAAAAATTCATGAGATTTTTCGAAAAGTAATGAATTTTGACACTAAAGACATTGAAAAAATTCCTCAGGATGAAGCACACAAAAAATACCGTTCTGCCGTAATTCATGCCCAGAAAGCAATCGAAAACGGCAAATCTTCCGAAGAAGCTCATGAAATATTTGCGAATATTGTCTCTGGAAAGACTGAAGGACAGTGTCATCATTGCAAATAGCTTATTATTAACATGTTTACTTAAACTGCATAGTGAAAAAAGTTAGGTGTCTGAAAGGACTTAATAGGGAAGTCCGGTGCAATGCCGGCGCGGTCCCGCCACTGTAACGGGGAGCAAGCTTAAGATATGCCACTGAGATCTGCCATCTTGGGAAGGTTTAGGTAAGCCATGATCCGGAGCCAGGAGAACTGCCTAACTGATAATCACCGTTGTACCCACGAGCGATGGGGAGGGGGATTACCGTGAAAGATCTCTTGACTTAGAAGGGCTCTGTGTCAAGGATTTATTCATGCTGAATTTAACTCTCCTGGTCTTATGACCAGGAGTTTTCATTTGGTATGATACTGTACATAACTATATTTTAAGGAGGCGCATTATGGAATATATCATGGATCCTGGTTTGATTGAAACCCGCAGTATGGAAATTATAGGTTCCTATTTGGATGAACTGGGACTGGAACTTTCACCGGCGGCTGTTAAGGTGTATTCCCGTATTATTCATGCGGCAGGTGATCCTGATTACGCCAAACACATCAGGATTCATCCTGACGCAATCACCGCCGGGTGTGCTGCTTTGGCAGCAGGACGGGATATTTATTGTGATGTGGAAATGGTCCGTACAGGAATTAATAAGCGGCTTTCATCCTATGGCGGTAAGGTGTACTGTTTAATTGGCAGCGAAGAAACCGCTCGGCTTGCCAAAAGCGTCATTACCCGGGCGATGTCCGCCGCCATTAGGCAGTTTGGCGGGCAATTAGACGGTGTTATTGTTGCCATTGGCAATGCGCCGGCCGCGTTGTTTGAACTTTCAACCCTAATGGAACGAACCGGTATCCGGCCGGCGCTGGTAATCGGCGTGCCTGCCGGCTTTGTCGGGGCGGCAGAATCAAAAGCTTTGCTGCACGCAGCTTCGCCTGTGCCTTATATTACTGTTTTAGGTAACAAGGGAGGCAGCCCTATTGCCGTAGCAGCCTTGGACGCCCTTTGGTACATGACAGAAACAGTATCCAATAATGTTATATAGGAGAAAACGCATGATGAATGACGCTTGGGCGAGGGACTCAAGGTGCTGGTTGTGCAATTCATAAAGGGCAATCGGAAGAATATTATGAACAGTATAAAAAATAAAAACTGTATAAAAAATCCATCATTCTGGCGCTGGCTTTGGGGACGAGCGTCACTGTAAGCGTGTTCTCGGTGTGGCCCAGGCAGCGTAGCCGCAGTTGTTCAGCCAGGAATACAAGAAGGTTATTGAGACTTGATATTATACTTTGAAAGGGAGATAAAAATGGCGTTTAGAACCAAGATTATTAAAAAAATAAAAAACATTAAAAATATTAATAAGAAGGCAATAATCCCAATCGCTGCGCTTACTTCGTGCACAATGGCCATTGCCGGCATGACTATCAGCAATGCCGCAGCGCCGGAAGAGGAACAGGAGTTTAACTTTGAACAGGTAATGGTAACTGCCCAACGATATCAGAAGAGCGATATCGATACCCCGGCTTCGACCAGTGTCTATACATATGAAGATCTTAAGTCAACAGGGGCCCGGAATGTGGCGGAAGCGTTAAAACAAGCGGCAGGACTTACATATTCTTCTTTTGGCCCCAGCGGGGCCTCTATGACTACCATGACGACCAAGATAATAATACGGGGTGTTTCAACAGGCACCCTTGTTCTTGTCAATGGCACACCGCTTAATCTGCGTGGGTTGTATAATCTGGAAGACATACCTGTCGAGAACATCGAAAGGATTGAAATTGTCAAAGGCGGCGGTTCAGTACTATACGGCAGCGAGGCTACCGGCGGGGTCATCAACATTATTACCAAGAAAAACCTGCAAAACTCTGTGAAAATTTCCGGCGGCAATTATGGGCAGCAAGACCATAGTTTTACTCTTCAGGCAGGAAAGCTGGGATTAAATTATAATTTTGAAAAATGGGGCGACTTGGGAAATATTTCTAAATCAATAGCAAACGGCAAAGAGATGAACATGTTTTTTCCCGGGCTGGAGCGCAATAATCAGACGCTTTCTTACCAGTTTAGTAAAGCCGTATCGTTGCTATACAGCCATAATAGCTCAGAGTCGCTTTACGACTATAAGTTCGGGACAGGCTATGCTGCGAATCTGATTGGCAAGACAAGATACAGCAGGGTATATACGGATGAAAAGGATTTTGTCCAGCTGCAGTATGACCAGGATCATATAAAGGGATCGCTGTATTATAACTATAAAACGATGAACACCTTAGGGACAGACTACTATTCTTCATCAGGCTCCGCCGCCGGGTATCCTAAAAAAACAAGTGAAACAAGCAGAAGCAGCACTTACGGCTTTGATCTTCAAAAAGACTGGATGATTCATGCCAATAAATTATTGCTGGGTGTTACTTACCAAAATGAGTATTATGACCCTAATATCAGCAATACCCTGGATTATCAGCGGGACAACTATTCGGTATACGGACAGTGGGAACAGCCTGCAGGCAAGGCTGATACAATAATCCTGAGCGGGAGGGAAACCTGGACGGCAAACGCGCCTAACGGGAGAAATTATGATAATTTTAGCGGGCAGGCTCAATTTCTTCACAAGCTGAATGATAACGAATCTATTTATACCAGTGTCGGACAGTCTTTCGTAATGCCGACCTTTGCCCAAATGTACAGCAGCAACGATGACCGGCGGCTTGGCAACCCTAATCTAAAGCCTCAGACCGGCCTGCATTACGAAGCGGGCTGGAAAAGAAACAGCGGCAATCATAACTGGCGATTGGCAGTTTTTAGTTTTACAATCAAAGACAATATTTCTTCCACTTATAATCAGGCAGACGGCACCTATTCCTATAAGAATGAAGATATGAAAAATACCGGTGTGGAGTTGACTTGCCAGGTTGACGGGCCTAAGGATTGGACATTCAACTGGGGCGTCACTTATGGCGATGCTTTAACGAAAAGCACGGATAAGCCTTACTGGGATCGCAACTTTGGGCGCTGGCAGGTGAATGGCGGCGCAACTTATCAACATGACCGCTGGAAGGTTACACTCACCGGCAATTATCTGGCTGATCGGGTCATGACGCCAAGTACTGCAAAATCATATGATGTCAAGCCATATTTACTAACCAGTTTGAGTGTGAATTATACCCTCGGCAAGCAGCAGGAAATTATCCTTACAGCTCAGAATGTATTGAACCGGAAAGACATAATTTCCCATTCTACTTCGGAATATTACTATACTCCCTTTAATTTCAGCTTAGGTTATAAAAGTAAATTTTAAAAGGCGAGTAATAATCAGCAACAACCGGACATTCAGTATCAATTCTAAGGAGATTTAAGATGAGAGTCGCTTTTTTACATTTGGATTTAAGCGGGGGACCGGAAGCCCGCAATTTGGAACTGCTGCATCAGGCCATTGATTTGGCGGCTCAGCAGGGAGCGAAATGGGTCGTTACTCCGGAAACAGCGGTACAGGGATATTTCTTTAAACTTAAGGCTGAGGCGGCCCGGGAGCCATTAAACATACCTGTGCAGCCTTGTCCCGGTCTGGATGGCATCCGTTGCCTGGCCGCAAAGCGCGGCCTTACCGTATTCTTAGGCTGCGCCGAACAGGATGAAGCCACCGGCAACTATTTCAATAGTTGCCTGGTGATCGGCCCAGGCGGGGAAATACTTGGCAGACACCGTAAACTTCGGGCGCATGGGACAGGCGCCGAAGGCTGGGCGGCCAGGGGCAAGCAACTGGAACCCGTTGATTGCCGGGAAATGAAAGCCGGAGTTTTGGTGTGCGCCGATCTTTGGTACCCTGAACACGCCCAGGTGTTGCAAGCCAAAGGTGCCCGGGTTATCGTAGCCTTGGCTGCCTGGCCGCCGGGAAAATGCGGCCCGGGGGACAGTTGGGAACAGGCATCCGCAGCCAGCGGTCTGCCGGTATGGGTGTGCAATCAGACCGGCAACGGTGAACATCTGGATTTTAGCCAGGCAACAAGCGCTGTGGCGGCAGAAGGAAGATTGCAATTAACCTACAAAGGCCTGGCGCCGGCCGTGCTGCTGTTTGACTGGGATGAGAGCGAACAGCGCTTGTTGTCGTCTGAGTTTACCGTAGTAAAACTATAATAAAGAAACTAAAAGGATGCGGTTTTTTCTTCCATTAGGCAAAAAATCAGCCGGGTCGCATAAAATATAATAGTTACCTGTTGGTGAGAATGACTTTCACTGTGTTGCGAAATGAAGCCGGAGGTGAACTTATGCTGTCACCCAGTCTGGAAGATTATTTAGAGGAAATCTACAGATTCTCAGTCAGCAATGATATAGTGCGAGTTACCGACATCAGCCAGAAATTGAATGTTAAGCTTCCTTCAGTAACCAAGGCGCTGGGAAAACTCCGCGCGGGAGGTTATATTACCTACCAGAAATACGGCATGATGGGGCTGACTGACAAAGGCCGGCAGATGGGTTGTTACCTCGTGGAAAGAAACACACTCCTGCAGGATTTTCTCAGGACAATCTGTGCCGACTGCGATGTTGCCGCTGAAGCCGAAGCAATGGAACATTACCTGTCAAAATCAACCATATCTTCAATAAAGCGTTTGATGGGATTTATGAAAGAGAACACGGAAGTCTATCAGCGGTTTGTGGAGTATGTGCAAACAACTGCCTATAGACACAAAGGATAAAGATAAACGTAACTATAGTGTATACTGCACGTTTTTGCCGTATGTTGGTATCCTATCAACAAACTATACATAATGAAGAAAGAAGAGACATTGAGACAGCCAACAGCATCCTTTGTCCGCTATGGCCTCAATACGCCGGATGCGAAATAAAACAAAACTATTTATAATAAGAAGTGGATAGTTACTATCCAAAAACAAAGTTACATAAGGAGGAGAACGATTGAAGAATTTCAAAAGACTCGTCGCCATCACTTTAGCTGCTTTGTTTTTAGGAACATTCGCAGTACCTCCGGCTAATGCTGCCACTTATTATTATTTTTCTCGTTCTGTCCCGATCGGCACAACTGTAAAGGCTTCGGATTGCCCAACTGCAAAGACTCCGGCTGGTTCAACCGTAAAGACTCCCACTGGTCCGACTGTAAAGACTCCGACCGGTCCAATTGTACGGACTCCCGGAACCACTAAGCCCGCCACTCCGGCTTCTCCGGCTCCGGCTACCGGTAATGTATCCGCTCCGCTCTCCGCAGATGAACAAACAATGGTCAATTTGGTTAACAGAGAACGGACTAGCCGCGGCTTAGCACCACTGCAAGTGGATATGCGGCTGGTAAAAGTAGCCCGCATGAAGAGCCTTGATATGATTAAAAACAACTACTTCTCCCATCAGTCGCCTACGTACGGCTCTCCCTTTGACCTGATGAGGTCCCAGGGGATTACATATCGGGCTGCTGGAGAAAATTTGGCAGGAGCGAGCTCGGTTACACAGGCTCATACCAATCTCATGAACTCCTCCGGACACCGGGCTAACATTCTGAACGCCAATTACAACCGTATCGGCATCGGCATCGTCAAAGGCGGTCCGTACGGAATGATGATTAGCCAGGAGTTTATTGGAATCTAATTGCATACGTTAACAAAGGCTGCAGATTAACAACATGTTAACTGCAGCCTTTGTTTATTATTTAACGCTTTTAACAAGTGCTGCATATCATGGAGCATGTGAAACAGCTCCGGAGGTGGCACGATGAAAATATGTGTGATTGGGACAGGGTATGTCGGCGATAACATGCTGGAAGCAGCCAGAGGGGTTGACGCTCTCCTCCTGGTTACTGAGTGGTGTCAGTTTTGCCAAGTGGATTTCGATCAAATTAAGCACCTGATGCACAGGCCAATAGTTTTTGACGGCAGAAACCAGTACGATCCCCAACGGATGCTCCGCCTTGGTTTTGAATACTACTGCAGCGGGAGGGGTTTAAGTGTCTGCTGAAAAACGAGTGCTTGTTACCGGCGGCGCCGGCTTTATCGGCTCCCATCTTTGCCGCCGACTGCTTGCAGAGGGTGCGTACGTTATTTGCTTGGATAATTTTTACACCGGTTCCCGGAATAATATTGCCGAATTAATGAAACATCCCCGGTTTGAACTGCTATATCATGACGTGGTGGAACCCTTCACGACGGAAGTTGATGAAATTTTCAATTTGGCTTGTCCCGCCAGTCCGGTGCACTATCAGGCAGACCCGGTCAAAACCGTTAAAACCAGTGTGCTGGGGGTAATTCATGTCCTGGAACTGGCCCGCAAGCTGCAGGCGAAAGTATTACATACTTCAACTTCTGAAGTGTACGGAGACCCGCTATTGCATCCTCAGCCCGAGACCTATTGGGGAAATGTTAATCCTAACGGTTTAAGGAGCTGCTATGACGAAGGCAAGCGGTGCGCCGAGACCCTGTGTTTCGATTATTCCCGTCAATATGGTCTTGATCTCAAAGTCGTTCGTATTTTTAATACCTATGGCCCCAACATGCGACCGGATGACGGCCGGGTTGTCAGCAACTTCATTATTCAAGCGCTGCGAGGGAACGAGCTTACGGTATACGGCGACGGCAGCCAAACCCGTTCATTTTGCTATATTGATGATTTGGTCGAGGGAATTATCGGCATGATGCAAACAAGCGAAGGTTTTCATGGGCCAGTTAACTTAGGCAATCCGGACGAATTTACAATTTTAGAGCTGGCAGAGCAGGTTATCCGGCTGACAGGGGCATGTACCCAAATTGCATATCGACCGCTGCCGGCGGATGATCCCCGCCAGCGTCGTCCGGACATCTCATTGGCGAAAACGAAATTGGATTGGGAACCACAGGTTCAGCTTGAGATAGGACTGATAAAGACTATTGCTTATTTTCGAGAACTGGCTGAACAGAATAAAAGGTAGTCATTCGTTATTTCTATTGGCCGTCACGCGGCAGGAGAAAAAGCGCCGTTGCGCGAAAATAAAAAATGTTTGGCCAGTCGAGAAAAATAAGAAAAACGCTAACGCGTCTTCACGGCTTTTGTTCCTGACATTTGTAGGAGGGTTGACACAATGTATACTAAAATTGTAACAATAAGCAATAAAACCGGTCTCCATGCCAGACCAGCCAGTTCGTTTGTCCAGACGGCAGCAAAATTTCAGTCTGAGATTAGGGTGCAAAAAGAGGACAATATCGCCGACGCAAAATCAATTTTGAAATTAATGGCACTGGGGATAACCAAAGGCACAGAAATAGCTATTGCCGCCGAAGGCCCTGATGAAAAAGCTGCCGTTGAGGCACTTGTCGAACTTATTGAAAGCAATTTTGGGGAGTAAACATAGGTTAAAATAAGGAGAAACCTAATATGAATTTTGATTTTTATAAATATCATGCTTTAGGTAACGATTATATTGTTATTGATCCCAACAAGACCAAAGTTAACTTGTCTGAGGAGAATATCCGGCTGATTTGCCACCGTAATTTCGGTGTCGGTTCGGACGGTATTTTGTACGGACCTTTGTTTCAGGACAAGTCCATTTATTTTAGAATACTGAATCCGGACGGGAGCGAGGCCGAGAAAAGCGGCAATGGAATTAGAATATTCTCCCGGTTTCTTGTTGATGCCGAGTATGTTACCGATAAAGAATTTAATTTAGGGACTTTAGGCGGCAACGTTCGCGTGGAACTCTTAGACGATAACGGCAGGCGAATTCGGGTGGATATGGGAACGGTAACCTTTCAAAGCCGGCAGATTCCTGTGGCCGGACCGGCGCGGGAAGTGGTGAATGAGGAGTTGGTGGTTAATAACCAAAGGCTCTTTATTACGTGTCTATCCATCGGCAATCCCCATTGTGTGGTGCCTTGCGATGAACTCGGGCGGGAAACGGCTTCTGGCCTGGGGGCAGCCATTGAAAGCCATGAGCTTTTTCCCAACCGGATTAATGTTCAGTTTCTAAAGATATTAAACCGAAACAACATTCAAATCGAGATTTGGGAACGGGGGGCGGGCTATACGCTGGCTTCCGGCAGCAGCAGCTGTGCAGCAGCCAGTGCAGCTTACAAAATGGGGCTGGCCGGCAATGAGATAAACGTACATATGCCGGGTGGTATTATTAGGGTAGATATTCAAAATGATGGACATGTCTTTATGACGGGCTCTGTCACGCAGGTGGCTCAAGGAGTGTTTTCGGAGGATTTGTGGAGGCAAATTCAGGGATAACAGGCCAAATCTGTAACCAATGAATGACATAGTATGGGTAGAAGATTCAATTATTCACCTTTAGGGAGGAAGACTTCATCTGTTGATGAGTCTTCTTTTTTCAGTATTATAGGGGAACGCATTAAAGAATTGAAACCCGGCTTATCCTAGTGGTCTGTAATACAGACCACTAGTTACCTGGATGTCAATTCTTAATGCGACCTATCGGCATATATAAAAAACTGATTTATTAACGAAATTGTAACAATTCCGTTAACTTTTCATTATAATTTTAGATTACAATTTTTTTGAAGGAAACAACGCAAAAAAAAAGAAAATATTAAAAAAAGTCCATGTTTTGAATGCAAAAAATTATTTTTAAAAGGGGGACACTCTCTTTGGAAAGGCTTAAAAGGCGTATTGCCAAACTATTAGTATCTATTCTTACTTTATTCGCATTTAGTCATCCGGTGCTGGCGGCGCCGATTGAATTGACACTTGCTGATAGCATTTCGCTGGCTCTTAAAAATAACAAGGATATAAAAATCTCCACATTAGCCAGAGATAAGGCAGTCTGGGTGATAAAACAAGAAGAAGCGGGCAAGGGGGTTAGCCTGAATCTGAATCATTCTGCCAGACGTTCTGACTCGGCAGGCGGTGACCCCGCCACGAATTTTAGCAATAATGTGTCGCTTAGCGTGCCCATTTATTCCGGCGGTAAATTGGAAAGTCAAATTGACCAGGCTAAGCTTGAACTCAAAATTGCGGATCTTGGTCTTGACGCAACAATGCAGCAAACCAAACAGAATGTCACTACATACTATTTTAATGTGCTGCAATATCGAAATGAGGCGCAAATAAACCGGGAGACGGTTGATAACTATACCGCCCACCTGAAAGATGTGCAAGCAAAATATGAAATTGGCACAGTGGCTAAGACCGATGTGCTGGCAAGCCAAGTCTCGCTGGCCACAGCTCAGGATGACCTGATTAAAGCTGAGAACAATTATAATGTTGCCGTAGCAACGCTCAACAATGCCATCGGCTTGTCCCTGGACAGTGAGTTAACCCTTAAAGAAGGTCTCAAGTATGAGAAAAATTCTCTCACCCTTGAAGATTGCGTCAAATACGCATTGGCCAACCATCCGGAAATAGCTGAGTACCAAACGAAAATAGCCAGCGCCGAAGATGACGTCAAAATCGCTAAAAGCGGCGATAAGCCGACAGTTGACTTTGCTGTGGGGCAAAGCTGGTATGACAAGGATTTTCCCGGCGCCAATAACAGTAACTGGCAGGCGACCATTACCGCCTCGTTTAATCTGTTTGATTCGGGCCTGAATAAATCCAGGGTCCAACAGTCTCAATACAGTTTGGCCACAGCCCAGGAAGCAGCCGATCAGAAACGCGACACCGTATTATTGGATGTGCGCCAGTATTATTTAAGCATGCGGGAAGCTGAGAAGCGGATTGATACCAATCAGGTGGCAGTGAACCAGGCCCAGGAAAACCTGAAGATCCAGGAGGCCCGTTATAGTGCAGGGGTGGGAACCAATCTGGATGTTCTCGACGCCGTATTGCATTTGAACCAAACTAAGATTAACGATATTCAAGCCTTGTACGATTATAATACCAGCAAGGCGCAATTGGATAAAGCTATGGGTGTGCCGGTCCAATAAGATACACAGAAGAAGTGAGGTTAAATTATGCAGGCAATTGGTAAAAGAATTAGGCAATATAAAGGATGGCTGATTCTCTTGCTGGTAGTCGCGCTGCTGGCGACAGGGGGAGCAATCTATTTCAAAAAAGGCAGCACTCCTGTTGTTAATGAGACTACGGTTACCGTAGGGCGCGGCGACATTGCGGAGACAGCCTCCGCGACCGGAACTATTTCAGCAGTAAACTCAGTTGATATTAGTTCCCGCGTGACAGGTCTAATCAGAGAACTTAACGTAAAGGAAAATGATATTGTAAAGGCCGGACAGGTTTTGGTAGTTTTGGATGATACCAGCTTAAGAGCACAACTTGCCCAATATGAAGCCCAGTTGGAAAATTATGCCGCCATCTATGAGCGCAGCCAAAAAATGGCAGCTATTGGCGGCGAGTCGCTCCAACAACTGGATACCGACCGTACAAACTACCTCGTGTCCCAGTCCACATATAACAACTACGCATCGCAACTGGAATACTATGTAATTAAGGCCCCTATCGACGGTGTCGTGGTCGGCAAGCCCACACCCGCCGGACAGACGGTAGCACAGGGTATCTCCAGTCCCCAGGTAATAATGACGATTGCCGATATGTCACAAATGCAGATTAAGGTAATGGTAGATGAGACGGATGTCGGCAAAGTGCAGGTGGGGCAAAAGGTTTCTTTCACCGTGGACGCTTATACAGACAAAACTTTTACCGGCACGGTAACGAACATTTCCAAAAGTGCCACCACTTCGTCCAATGTGGTGTATTATCCGGTATATGTTGATGTGGATTCGCCGGCAGGCCTGTTATATCCCACCATGACCGCCAGGGTAACTGTCAATATCGGTGAGAGCAAAAATGCGCTGGTTGTGCCGCTGTCGGCCCTCAAGGAAGATAAAGGAGAACAGTATGTACAGCTGAAGGAAAACGGCGAATTACGGAGGACCCCGGTCCAAATTGGTCTAAGAGATGATACCAAGGTGGAAATCCTGAGCGGCCTTAGTGAAGGCGACAATGTTGTCATACCTGCGGCTGCGGCTAAGTCGGCAACTACTACTAACACTCGGCAGAGACAGGGACCATCGCTGTTCTAGGAGGGATATCATGGCGATTGCGCTAACGGATGTAACCAAAGTATATCATATGGGTGATACCACTGTGTATGCACTGGCAGGTGTGACACTATCCGTCAATAACGGGGACTTTGCCGCCATCACTGGTCCGTCGGGATCAGGCAAGTCAACTCTGATGAATATTATTGGCTGCCTTGACCGGCCGACCGGCGGCTCGTACCGGCTAGGCGGAGAGGAAGTTGCGACTTTGACTGATGATCAGTTGGCTTTGACCCGCAATAAAAAGATCGGTTTCGTATTTCAAAACTTCAATCTGCTGCCACGGATGTCAGCCTTGCAAAATGTTGCTTTGCCGCTTGTTTACGCCAAAATAGATAGACAAACACGACTGGAAAAGGCTAAACAAACATTGGCGATTGTCGGTCTTGAGGAGCGTAAAGACCATCGTCCCAATGAGCTTTCCGGCGGCCAGCGGCAGCGGGTAGCCATCGCCAGGGCATTGGTTAATGACCCGGAGATTATTATTGCTGATGAACCGACTGGAAATCTTGACACCAAATCCAGCAATGAGATAATGGAGATTTTTTGCAGGTTGAATCAACAGGGGCGGACGGTAATTATGGTCACCCATGAACCGGATATTGCAGCCTATGCCCGGCGGGTTATCCTGGTCCGGGATGGAAATATTATTAAAGATGAGGTCAGGCAGGAGGTAGCGGAATGTTCTGGGAAAGTGTCCTGATCGCTTTTGAAGGGCTAAAGGCGAATAAGCTCCGGGCTCTCCTTACCATGTTAGGGATTATTATTGGTGTCGGCGCCGTTATTGCCATGGTTTCCATTGGCTTGGGCGTACAGCAAAAAGTGCAAAGTTCCATTGCCAGTTTGGGCAGCAATCTGCTGATTGTTATGCCGGGAGCTAACTCGCCTTCAGGTGGTGTGCGTTTGGCGGCGGGATCGAATATTACCCTGACCAGAAAGGATGCCGAGGCCATTGGGGAAATTTCCGGTGTCAATTATGTAGCACCTGCCGTCAGCCAGTCGTTTCAAATCATCTATGGCAACCAGAATTGGGTAGCCAGTGTCTCAGGAACTACAGCGGAATATTTGTCGATACGAAATTTCAGTGTAGCGTCCGGTACTTTTTTCAGTGATAGTGACGACAATGCCCGCAGCCGGGTAGCAGTACTCGGGCAAACCGTGGTTACTAATTTATTCGGCGATGTCAGCCCGTTAGGTCAGACGATCCGTATTGGTCAGGCGCCGTTTCGGGTCATCGGGGTGCTGGAAAGCAAAGGGCAATCGGCTAATGGGCAGGATCAGGACGATATCGTCCTGGTACCCCTGTCCACCGCCCAAGACCGGCTTATGGGAATAACCCATGTTAACAATATCAGCATACAGGCGGCGAGCGCTGAGGTAATTGACAAGGTTCAGTCGGACGTCACGACTTTATTGAGAACACGTCATCGTCTGGCGGCAAATGTGGAAGATGATTTTTCGGTGCGCAATCTAACGGCGCTTATGGCTACCGTGCAAGAAACTACCGGCACCCTTACAATGTTTTTGGGCGCTATTGCCGCTATTTCCCTGGTGGTTGGCGGCATCGGGATTATGAACATCATGCTGGTTTCAGTAACTGAGCGGACCCGGGAAATCGGCATCCGCAAAGCGCTGGGCGCAACTTTTAGCAATATTCTGCTGCAATTTCTGATAGAAGCCATAGTCATTAGCGTTACCGGCGGTTTAGTTGGTATACTGGCGGGAGTGGCCAGTGCGAGAGTGATATCGCTGGTAGCCGGTTTGAACACAGTTGTTTCCTCCCTTGCCATCTTTGCGGCATTTAGCGTCACAATAATGATCGGCGTATTCTTCGGAATATACCCTGCCCGCAAAGCGGCATTGCTTGATCCGATAGATGCGCTACGCTATGAATAGGGGATTCTAAATTCGTAAACGATCATAAATAAGCACAATAAAACCGCAGGGCTGCGGGTTTATTGTGCTTATTTAGCATACCGCCTGTTGCAAGTCGTGATTGGTTGCGCCAATAACCCGGGCATCCACTACCCGGCATTTGTTGCCACCATACGTTAGGTGGAATAAAGGTATGTTCTGAAGCGTATAGTTAATTGACTTTTATGACATAAAAGGAGGTTTGTGCTTTGCCTTATCATTTTCGCAATTTGGTGTTTGAAGGCGGTGGTGTAAAAGGAGTAGCTTATGCAGGATCTTTGCAAGTTTTGCATGAAAAAGGAATTTTGGAGCAAATAAAGCG
This window of the Methylomusa anaerophila genome carries:
- a CDS encoding ABC transporter permease, which produces MFWESVLIAFEGLKANKLRALLTMLGIIIGVGAVIAMVSIGLGVQQKVQSSIASLGSNLLIVMPGANSPSGGVRLAAGSNITLTRKDAEAIGEISGVNYVAPAVSQSFQIIYGNQNWVASVSGTTAEYLSIRNFSVASGTFFSDSDDNARSRVAVLGQTVVTNLFGDVSPLGQTIRIGQAPFRVIGVLESKGQSANGQDQDDIVLVPLSTAQDRLMGITHVNNISIQAASAEVIDKVQSDVTTLLRTRHRLAANVEDDFSVRNLTALMATVQETTGTLTMFLGAIAAISLVVGGIGIMNIMLVSVTERTREIGIRKALGATFSNILLQFLIEAIVISVTGGLVGILAGVASARVISLVAGLNTVVSSLAIFAAFSVTIMIGVFFGIYPARKAALLDPIDALRYE
- a CDS encoding efflux RND transporter periplasmic adaptor subunit, which codes for MQAIGKRIRQYKGWLILLLVVALLATGGAIYFKKGSTPVVNETTVTVGRGDIAETASATGTISAVNSVDISSRVTGLIRELNVKENDIVKAGQVLVVLDDTSLRAQLAQYEAQLENYAAIYERSQKMAAIGGESLQQLDTDRTNYLVSQSTYNNYASQLEYYVIKAPIDGVVVGKPTPAGQTVAQGISSPQVIMTIADMSQMQIKVMVDETDVGKVQVGQKVSFTVDAYTDKTFTGTVTNISKSATTSSNVVYYPVYVDVDSPAGLLYPTMTARVTVNIGESKNALVVPLSALKEDKGEQYVQLKENGELRRTPVQIGLRDDTKVEILSGLSEGDNVVIPAAAAKSATTTNTRQRQGPSLF
- a CDS encoding ABC transporter ATP-binding protein; amino-acid sequence: MAIALTDVTKVYHMGDTTVYALAGVTLSVNNGDFAAITGPSGSGKSTLMNIIGCLDRPTGGSYRLGGEEVATLTDDQLALTRNKKIGFVFQNFNLLPRMSALQNVALPLVYAKIDRQTRLEKAKQTLAIVGLEERKDHRPNELSGGQRQRVAIARALVNDPEIIIADEPTGNLDTKSSNEIMEIFCRLNQQGRTVIMVTHEPDIAAYARRVILVRDGNIIKDEVRQEVAECSGKVS
- a CDS encoding HPr family phosphocarrier protein; its protein translation is MYTKIVTISNKTGLHARPASSFVQTAAKFQSEIRVQKEDNIADAKSILKLMALGITKGTEIAIAAEGPDEKAAVEALVELIESNFGE
- a CDS encoding TolC family protein gives rise to the protein MERLKRRIAKLLVSILTLFAFSHPVLAAPIELTLADSISLALKNNKDIKISTLARDKAVWVIKQEEAGKGVSLNLNHSARRSDSAGGDPATNFSNNVSLSVPIYSGGKLESQIDQAKLELKIADLGLDATMQQTKQNVTTYYFNVLQYRNEAQINRETVDNYTAHLKDVQAKYEIGTVAKTDVLASQVSLATAQDDLIKAENNYNVAVATLNNAIGLSLDSELTLKEGLKYEKNSLTLEDCVKYALANHPEIAEYQTKIASAEDDVKIAKSGDKPTVDFAVGQSWYDKDFPGANNSNWQATITASFNLFDSGLNKSRVQQSQYSLATAQEAADQKRDTVLLDVRQYYLSMREAEKRIDTNQVAVNQAQENLKIQEARYSAGVGTNLDVLDAVLHLNQTKINDIQALYDYNTSKAQLDKAMGVPVQ
- the dapF gene encoding diaminopimelate epimerase, which translates into the protein MNFDFYKYHALGNDYIVIDPNKTKVNLSEENIRLICHRNFGVGSDGILYGPLFQDKSIYFRILNPDGSEAEKSGNGIRIFSRFLVDAEYVTDKEFNLGTLGGNVRVELLDDNGRRIRVDMGTVTFQSRQIPVAGPAREVVNEELVVNNQRLFITCLSIGNPHCVVPCDELGRETASGLGAAIESHELFPNRINVQFLKILNRNNIQIEIWERGAGYTLASGSSSCAAASAAYKMGLAGNEINVHMPGGIIRVDIQNDGHVFMTGSVTQVAQGVFSEDLWRQIQG